GGGCGGGCCCCATCGGATGTAAAACGGCACTGTCAATTGTAACACATAAGTCGGAGTTTGCACAGCGGATTCTGCTGGCAGAAATCAGGCCGCCCGCCGGCGGCTAAGGGATCCGGCGCGGCAGTGCGGGACGACTGCTTTCGACCATTATATCAAATAAAGCGTTAAATTTCCGCTAAAATAGAGAGGAGAGACAACCGGACGAGCCTCTTCTTGACAAACGCTTAACAAGGAAACATTGAGCTTTAGCAGCAGTTGAACGGGTCCTTCCCGTATAATAATACCAGGCAGAAGACCTGCATAAGCTGATAAAGGAGTGTGTCCCCATGGAGAAAGAATTGAATGATTTTTTGAGAAAGAATGAAGTGGTGCGCTGGCAGGGAAAGCCGACGGACTTTCAGCTATTGGACAGCGAGAACAAATTCCGCATTCTGCGCACCTGGATTTTGACGGTAGCCATTACCACCGGCCTGCTGATGCTGTACTGCTCCAAAAATGAGGAGTGGAGCATGGGATTCATTGCTCTGACGCTGGCGGTTGCCGCGCTGATTATGGTTTCTCCCATTTTGGAGCGGATCAATCTGCGCAAGCAGAAGTACTGGATCACGGATCAGCGGGCGATTGTGATGACAAAGGGCAAGGCACTCTACTACATGGAGCTCTCCGATGTGGACGATTTCCAGCTGGTGACGGATGTGGCGGCTCAGGACTGCCTGGTCCTTGGCAGCGAGCTCTTCGGCGAGGTGCACAAGCAGCTCCGGTGGCGCGCCTGCCATCCCAAGATCGACGTGATGACCAACGACGATCAGGACTGCGCCGCAGGATTGGTGTTCTACTGCATCAGCAACGCGGAGGCCGCCGCGTTGATTTTGGAGCAGCGCAACGTAAAGCGCAGCGCATAAAAACTGCATCAGGTGAGATACCGCAGGGAATTTTTCCCTGCGGTATTTTTTTGCCCGCAGACACTGCTGCGGCAAAGGAAATTTATCCTGTATGCATGCAGGTGTGCAATTATTTCTCCCCGTCAACAGGTGTATGAGAGGACGGAGGTGAAGAGGATCATGAAAGAGACGTGCGCTGGAGGAGACCGGCAGAAGTTCTGCGAGGTGTATCTGCGGACCATGGACCCGGAACAGGCCGCCGCTGAGGCGGGCTGCCGGGACGGGTTTTCCGCCCTGTCCCGAAAAAGCGTACAGGAGCAGCTGGAAAAGATGCGGGAAGCGGCGGCGGGGCAGCTCAAGCGGGAAGATGTGCTGCGGCGTTTGGCGCAGCTGGCCTTTGGGCGGGTCAATGACGCCATCCGGCTGGCCCTTCATGAGGGGACGTACGACCCTGATGGGCTGGACCTGTCCGCTGTGGCGGAGTTCAAGGCGACGGACAGAGGGCTGGAGGTGAAGTTCGTGGACCGGGTGCGGGCCCTTGAGGCGCTTTACTCCCTGTTAGGAGATGGAGCGCCAGACGGGGCCATGGACTTTTTTCAGGCGCTTGAGGATGCCGGAGGCGAATGAAGATCAGACGGTTTTCCCCCAAGCAAAGGAAAGTTCTGACCTGGTGGGTGAGGGACAATTACCACGAGGCGATCATATGTGACGGGGCCGTGCGAAGCGGAAAGACACTGTGCATGGGCATTTCATTTGTCTGCTGGGCAATGCGCTGCTTTGACCGCAGGCAGTTTGGCCTGTGCGGAAAGAGCATTATATCTCTGCGGCGCAATGTGCTCAGCGAGCTGCTGCCCTATTTGAGGCAGCTTGGCTTTCAGTGTCTCGAAAAGCGTTCGGAGAATCTGATTCTGATCCGGCATGGCAGCCGGGAGAACCGCTTCTATCTTTTTGGAGGCTACGATGAGTCCAGCGCCGCGCTGATCCAGGGCATTACCTTTGCCGGGGTGTTGTTGGACGAGGTGGCACTGATGCCCCGCTCCTTTGTGGAGCAGGCCTGCGCCCGGTGCTCCGTATCGGGAAGCAGACTGTGGTTCAGCTGCAACCCCGAAGGGCCACAGCACTGGTTTTACCAGGAGTGGATTTTAAAGAGCCGGGAGCGACACGCCCTGTATCTCCACTTTACCATGGAGGACAATCCGGCCCTTTCCGAGCGGATCCGCGTTCGCTACCGAAACTCCTACAGCGGAATTTTCTACCGCAGGTTCGTTCTGGGGGAGTGGACCGCCGCACAGGGTCTGATCTACGACTTTTTTGAGCCGGAGAGCTGCTGTGTTCCGCCCCCGGAGGGGGAGATGGAGCGCTACTGCATTTCCGTGGACTATGGGACGGCCAACCCCACCTCCTGCGGATTCTGGGGGCTCAGGAACAATGTGTGGTACAGACTGCGGGAGTACTACTACAATTCCCGGAAAGAGGGCTGCCAAAAGACGGACGCCGAATACGTGGAGGCCATCCGTGCTCTGGCGGATGGGCGGCCGCTGGCGGCGGTGCTGGTGGATCCCTCCGCCGCCAGCTTCATCGAGGCTCTTCGGCGGGAGGGGTTCTCTGTGGAGCGGGCCAAAAACGACGTGGCCGACGGAATCCGGGTGACGGCGGACCTTCTGAAGCGGAAGCGGATCGTAATCTGCGACACCTGCGGCGACTGCATCCGGGAGATGGGGCTGTACACCTGGGATGAACGTATGGGCCACGATGCACCCAAAAAGGAAAACGACCACGCCATGGACGACATGCGCTATTTTGCCATGTGGGTGCGCAAGCAGGAGGAGGGCGGCTTTGCCGCCACCTATGTGGAGCGGTGAGTTTATACAAAAAGGAGAGCCAAATGAGCTTTTGGAAAAAGAAGGAGACGGCACCCGCGTTTGTTCAGCTGCGCCAACCGGATCAGCATCCCTTTGGACTGCTGAACAACTGCGTGCCCATGCGCGGAGGCGAAACGCAGCTCTGCCGCGCGGTGCGGGAGGCGGTGCCCATTGTGGACGCGGCCATCTACAAGCTGATCCGCCTGGTGGGAGGCGTTCGGGTCCAATGCCCGCAGGCCCGGGCGGATGAGGCGCTGAATCATTTTTTGAAGACGGTCAACGTGGGGCGCGGCCAGTTTGGGCTGAACTCCTTTGTGGACTGCTATGTGGATTCTCTGCTGACCTGCGGCAGGGCCATCGGAGAAATTGTGCCGGAGCGGGGAAACCGGGATATTGCGGCCCTCCTCTGCGGACGGGTGGACAACCTGGAGATCCGGGAGGGGCACAGCCCGCTGGAGTTTGTGATCTGCGGCCCCGACGAACACGGAGCCGTCGTTCCGCTGCCCTATCAGAACCTGCTGCTGTTTACGCCCCTCAACCCGGAGGCGGACAACCCCTATGGCGTGTCGCTGCTGCGCTCGCTGCCCTTTTTGAGCGATATCCTGATGAAGATATACAACACCATCGGCGTCAACTGGGAGCGGTGCGGAAACGTCCGGTTTGCCGTGGTCTACAAGCCCCAGGAGAAGGAGCTTTCCGGCGTGCAGGCCCAGGAGCGCGGGCAGCAGCTTGCAAAAGAGTGGGCCAGCGCCATGCAGAGCACGAAAAGCGGAAGCGTCCGGGACTTTGTGGCCGTGGGCGATGTGGACATCCGGGTCATTGGGGCCGACAACCAAATCTTAGACAGCGAAGTGCCGGTCCGGCAGATTCTGGAGCAGATTGTGGCCAAGACGGGAATTCCGCCCTTTATGCTGGGGCTGAGCTGGTCCTCCACGGAGCGGATGAGTTCCCAGCAGGCGGACCTTCTGACCACGGAGATCACGGCCATCCGGCGGACGCTGACGCCCATGCTGGAGAGAATCTGCCGGCTGTGGCTCAGAATGCAGGGCATGAGCGACCAGGTGGAAATCCTGTGGGATGACATCAATCTCCAGGATGAGTTGGAAGAGGCCAGGGCGGCCCTTTACAAAGAACAGGCAAGAAAGCTGCGGATTGAAAACGACGCGGCGGAAGTGCGGCAGTGACAGGAGGAGAACATGGATATCAGAAAAGAGCGGGAGGGGACGCTGAGCTGTCCCGCGGCTGAGGCGGATTTGGAGCTGATCAACCAATTGTCCAAGGGCAAGCTGAGCGCGGAGCAGGTGTATACCTTTGGCGTGCGGCTGTGCGACAACGAGGTGGACCGGGACTATGAGCGATTCGACGAGCCGGCCCTTCACAAGTTGGGCGACCTCTTTGTGGGAAAAAGCGGTATTTTTGACCACCAATGGGCCTCCAACGGCCAAACCGCCCGTATCTACCGCACAGAGGTATGCTTTGAGCCGGAGAAAAAAACATCCCTGGGGGAGGTGTCCTGCTATCTGAAGGGGTATGCCTACATGCTCCGCAGTGAAAAGAACAAGGACCTGATTGCGGAGATTGAGGGCGGTATCAAAAAAGAGGTCAGCGTGGGATGCAGCGTGGAGCGGAGCGTCTGCTCCATCTGCGGCAGCGAAATGGGGAGCTGCGCCCACCAAAAGGGAGAGACCTACGGCGGCAAGCTCTGTTTCGCAGAGCTTCGAAATCCCACGGACGCATATGAGTGGTCCTTTGTGGCCGTACCCGCCCAGCGCCGTGCCGGCGTCATCAAGCGCTGCGGCACGCTGAAGCAGCTTGTGGAGGCGGCGGAGCAGGGCGCGTGTCTGGAGGAGTGGAAGGCCCTGCAGCAGCAGGCGGAGTTGGGGCGCAAGTACCTTGGCGCCCTGCGCGCCGAGGTGAGCCGTCTGGCCGCGCTGACCGACGAATCGCTGAACGCGGATGTTTTTTCAGGGATCGCAGACAAGCTGAGCGAACCGGAGCTTCTGGAGCTCAAGCGGGTATATGAGAAGCAGATGCGGAGCAGATACCCGCTGCAGACCCAGCTGCGGGACGTGGAACAGGCCACGGACAATAAAGCTGTTTTTCTCGTGTGATGAGAAAGCGGAATATAAAAAGGGAGGACGACAATGAACATTTCTTTTGACGGCATGAACCAGTGGACAGCTACCTTTGCCACCTCGGACGCAGTGGAGGGGCAGGTGGTCAAGATGACCGCAGGCGCCACGGTGGGTGCCTGCGCCGACGGCGACAGCTTCTGCGGCGTTACCGCCGCAAAGCGCTCGGAGGACGCCTGCGCCGTGCAGCTTGCCGGCGTGGTGACGGCACCCTGCACCGGCGCCGCGCCCGCCGTGGGCTACGCAAAGCTTTCGGCCAACGGCACCGGCGGCGTCAAGACCAGCTCGACCGGCCGGGAGTATCTGGTGCTGGACATCGATACCGGCGCAAGTACCGTAACCTTTGTACTGTAAGGAGGAAGATGGACAATGGCCTATCATTTTGACAATTTGAAGCTGGACAAGGGCATGTACGCCCAGTCCGGCAAGAGCTTTACCCAGACCCTGGAGGAGCTGGACCCCAGCGAAAGCTACCGGGGCACCGCCCTGGAGGGAATGGACGCCTTCCAGCGCCAGCTCAAGCGCTTTGACATCCATGTCAAGGGTGTCGGAAGCGATATGGTGGAGAAGTTTTTCCACACCACGGATTCCGCCGTGCTGTTCCCTGAGTTCGTATCCCGGGTGGTGCGCCAGGGCATGGAGTCGGAAAACATCCTGCCTAACATCACCGCCACGGTGACCAATTTTGACGGTATGGACTACCGCTCCATTGCCTCCGTGCCCACGGAGGAGGAAAAGTCTCTCCGGCGTGTGGAGGAGGGCAGCGAAATTCCAACCACCTCCATCCGCACCCAGGAAAACCTGGTGCGGCTGCACAAGCGGGGCCGGATGCTGGTGGCGTCCTATGAGGCCATCCGCTTCCAGCGGCTGGACCTTTTCTCCGTGACGCTGCGCCAGATCGGCGCCTACATCGCAAGGATGCACCTGGAGGACGCCATCTCCGTTATCCTCAATGGCGACGGAAACAACAACGCCGCCAAGAGCTTTGCCGTGGGCACCAAGCCCATCGGCGGCACCGCGGGCGCTTTGAGCTATGACGCGCTGCTGGACTTCTGGGCCCAGTTTGACCCCTATGCCCTGAACACCATGCTGGTTGCAGACGATGTGATGCTGGCCATGCTGAAACTCAGTGAATTCCAGAATCCGCTGACCGGATTGAACTTCCAGGGCACCGGCACATTGACCTCCCCTCTGGGGGCAAAGCTGCTGCGCACCTCCGCCATGCCGGCCGGCAAGATGATTGGCCTGGACAAGAACTACGCCCTTGAGATGATCAACGGCAGCGGCGTGACGGTGGAGTATGACAAGCTGATCGACCGGCAGCTGGAGCGGGCCGCGATCACCAGCATCTCCGGCTTTGCAAAGCTCTACAGCGACGCCTCCAAGGTGCTGGCGGTGTGATTTAAAGCCGCGCGGAGCGCGGCATAGGGAGGACAAATATGAGTGATGAAATTTTGAGCCTGGCAAAGACGCTCAGCGGCGCATCGGAGCAGGAGTCAGAGCTGTTGGAGACGCTGTGCGCCGCGGCGGAGGATTCTCTCCGCACAAAGCTGCGCCAGGGCATCACACAGCAAAGCTGCGCCGCAGCCTATCCCTGCGCCGCGGCAATGCTGGCCGCTGCCAGCCTTTTGGAGTGCCGGGGCGGCCAGGGCGGATTTTCCTCCTTTACGGCGGGCACGGTCTCTGTCGGCGGCATATCCGCAACAGAGACCGGCGCCTCCGCCGACCGGCTGCGCCGGGAGGCTTGGCGACTGATGGAACCTTATGTGAACGACGAGGGCTTCTTATTTTGCGGGGTGAGAGGATGACGGAGAGGCTCATGGAGATCGTGTCCCGGTACGGCCAGGAGGCGATTTTGATCCGGGAGGGGGCAGAGACTCCCATACGGGCTTTTATCCAGCCCTCGGCCGACCGAAACCGGCTGGAGGACGCGGGGGACGTGTTGGGGAGAGAAGACGAGCGCCTCTTCGTCTACCTGGGGCGGACGGCCGTGGAGCCTGGAGATGTGCTGATCTGGCAGGGGCTGCGGCTGCGGGTAAGAACCTCCTCCCCCTATTATGTGGGGCGGGAGCTGAGCCATTACTGGGCGGCCCTGCGGCCGGAATGGGAGGCGGCGGTATGACGGGAATGAATCAGGTGCGCGGCGCGGTGATCCGCTGCTTGCAGGACTCCGGGCTGGAGGCGGTCCCCCGGATGGGACAGCAGCGGGAAAAGCGCCCGGGCGGCGCGGTGGCGGCAGTGGGCGTCCGTCAGAGCAGCGGACGGGCCATGGGCTTTTGCAGCTATCTGGGGCAGGTTTATGATGAGGAAAAGGGAACCGTCCGGGAGCTCTATGGCAAACGGCTGGAGGTGGATCTGGCGGTGGACATCTACGCGCCTGAGAGCGACGAGTGTGAAGCCGCAGCGGAGACGGCGGCAGAGGTGCTGCTCTCCGGGCTGCCCTCCGGACTCAAGCCATTGGAGGCCAGCTGGGGTGAAGTGAAATGGGATCGGGACCGGGACCTGTACGTTCGCCAGGGAGCGGTCCGGTGCACGGCGTACTTTACAGCGACAGGCAGCGAGGAGAGCGGGGCGCTGCTGGATTTTGAATTGAAAGGTGTGGTACTTCCTTGTTGAGTACAGTTCATGAGCGTCCCGGAGTCTATTCCTCCTACGACGCATCCGCCGTTTTAAACGGCGGCGCCGCCATCCGGATCATCGGTCTGGCGGCTTCAGCCACAAAGGGGACGGCCAATGAAGCCGTGACTCTGACCAGCTATGCTGCGGGGCTTGCCGCCTTTGGCGAGGACGCCGCAGGCAGCGCGGGCATGTCCACGCTGCTGAAGCTGCTGTTTGCCGGCGGCGCGTCCACTGTGGTGGCGGCCGCGGTGGAAGAGAAGACGGTCAGCGGCTATACCGCGGCCTTCGATGTCCTGGCCCAGCAGGAGAATATTCAGATTGTGGTCTGCGACAGCGCGGACGCCGAGGTGCATCAGACGCTGAGGCAGAGTGTGGAATCCGCCTCCCAAAACCGCAGGGAACGCATCGCGGTGGTGGGGAGCAGTGCCAAAAGCGCGGTACAGCTCAAGGACCACGCGGCTCAGATTAACAGTGAGCGTGTGGTGCTGGTGGGCCCTGACGCGCTGGACGAGTCCGGAAAGACCCTGCCCGGCACCTGCAGCGCGGCGGCAGTGGCCGCGGCCATCGCGGTCAACCGGGACCCGGCCGTGCCCCTCAACGGCGCAAAGCTTTACGGCCTGGGCGGGGTGAGTCAGCGCTACAGCGACAACGATATTGATCTGCTGGTGCAGGGGGGCGTGACGCCGCTGGAGGAGGTGGCGGGTGTGATTTCCCCTGTCCGCGGCGTTACCACCCGCACCACCACAGGAGGCGTGGCCGACAGTACCTGGCGGGAGCTGACCACCATCCTGATTGTGGACAATGTGATTCCCACCATCCGCAGCTCTCTGCGCAGCAAGTTCACCCGCACCAAAAATACCGCCCAGACAAGAGGAGCCATCCGCTCCCAGGTGGTGGTGGACCTGGAGAGCAAGGTCAAGGCGGAGATCATCGACAGTTACGGCGAGGTGTCGGTGAGCGTATCGGAGGAAAATCCCACCGTCTGCCTGGTGGAGTTCAGCTTTGCCGTGGCCCATGGGCTCAATCAGATCTATCTGACGGCCCACATTACGGTTTAAGGAGGCAAGTTTATGGAGATTGCAGGTTTTCCCACCAGCGCGGACATCTATCTGGAACTCAACGGAAAGAAAGTGGCGGTGGTACAGAGCTACTCCGCTAAAGTCACCCGGAGCAGCCAGACCATTGAAGCCTTCGGTGAAAGCGAACCGGTGGCCACCATTCCCGGCCAGTGCAAATACACCCTGGAGCTGACCAGGCTCTATGCCACCGACGAGGCCATCAGCGACGGTATCAGCTTCTACAATCTGGAGGACTTCTCCCTTGTAATCTGCAAGCCGGACCGCAAGGTGATTTACAGCGGCTGCCAGTGGAGCAACATCTCCGAGCAGGGTGAGCTGAACGCCATGGTGGCTGAAAGGGTGACGGTATTGGCCACGGGGCGCATTGAGATCGCCGCGTGATGAATGAGATCGACGAACTGCGGCCGGTGACGGCGGCCCAGCTGCTGAAGCTGCGGCGGGATCCGCTGCTCAGCCAGTGCGCGCCGGAGGAGTCCGGCCTTTTGGGCAATGCCCTGGTGCTCTCTAAATGCTGCTACTATGAGGATAAGGCGGCGTTTGAAAGCGCCGAAGAGGTGATGGAGGCGCTGACAGCGGAACAGATCGAGCGGCTGATCCGGCTGCTCTGTGCCGGGGAGCAGCCAGGGGAACGCCCGCTGGACGGAGGAAAAAGCGCCGCCTTTGACCAGGAGCGGTTTCACCGTTTGCAGGAGGAGACTACATGAATTATATTGAACAGCTCCTGCTGCGGCAGAGTCA
This window of the Dysosmobacter acutus genome carries:
- a CDS encoding terminase small subunit, with product MKETCAGGDRQKFCEVYLRTMDPEQAAAEAGCRDGFSALSRKSVQEQLEKMREAAAGQLKREDVLRRLAQLAFGRVNDAIRLALHEGTYDPDGLDLSAVAEFKATDRGLEVKFVDRVRALEALYSLLGDGAPDGAMDFFQALEDAGGE
- a CDS encoding PBSX family phage terminase large subunit, producing MKIRRFSPKQRKVLTWWVRDNYHEAIICDGAVRSGKTLCMGISFVCWAMRCFDRRQFGLCGKSIISLRRNVLSELLPYLRQLGFQCLEKRSENLILIRHGSRENRFYLFGGYDESSAALIQGITFAGVLLDEVALMPRSFVEQACARCSVSGSRLWFSCNPEGPQHWFYQEWILKSRERHALYLHFTMEDNPALSERIRVRYRNSYSGIFYRRFVLGEWTAAQGLIYDFFEPESCCVPPPEGEMERYCISVDYGTANPTSCGFWGLRNNVWYRLREYYYNSRKEGCQKTDAEYVEAIRALADGRPLAAVLVDPSAASFIEALRREGFSVERAKNDVADGIRVTADLLKRKRIVICDTCGDCIREMGLYTWDERMGHDAPKKENDHAMDDMRYFAMWVRKQEEGGFAATYVER
- a CDS encoding phage major capsid protein, coding for MAYHFDNLKLDKGMYAQSGKSFTQTLEELDPSESYRGTALEGMDAFQRQLKRFDIHVKGVGSDMVEKFFHTTDSAVLFPEFVSRVVRQGMESENILPNITATVTNFDGMDYRSIASVPTEEEKSLRRVEEGSEIPTTSIRTQENLVRLHKRGRMLVASYEAIRFQRLDLFSVTLRQIGAYIARMHLEDAISVILNGDGNNNAAKSFAVGTKPIGGTAGALSYDALLDFWAQFDPYALNTMLVADDVMLAMLKLSEFQNPLTGLNFQGTGTLTSPLGAKLLRTSAMPAGKMIGLDKNYALEMINGSGVTVEYDKLIDRQLERAAITSISGFAKLYSDASKVLAV
- a CDS encoding phage tail sheath C-terminal domain-containing protein, which codes for MSTVHERPGVYSSYDASAVLNGGAAIRIIGLAASATKGTANEAVTLTSYAAGLAAFGEDAAGSAGMSTLLKLLFAGGASTVVAAAVEEKTVSGYTAAFDVLAQQENIQIVVCDSADAEVHQTLRQSVESASQNRRERIAVVGSSAKSAVQLKDHAAQINSERVVLVGPDALDESGKTLPGTCSAAAVAAAIAVNRDPAVPLNGAKLYGLGGVSQRYSDNDIDLLVQGGVTPLEEVAGVISPVRGVTTRTTTGGVADSTWRELTTILIVDNVIPTIRSSLRSKFTRTKNTAQTRGAIRSQVVVDLESKVKAEIIDSYGEVSVSVSEENPTVCLVEFSFAVAHGLNQIYLTAHITV
- a CDS encoding phage portal protein, producing MSFWKKKETAPAFVQLRQPDQHPFGLLNNCVPMRGGETQLCRAVREAVPIVDAAIYKLIRLVGGVRVQCPQARADEALNHFLKTVNVGRGQFGLNSFVDCYVDSLLTCGRAIGEIVPERGNRDIAALLCGRVDNLEIREGHSPLEFVICGPDEHGAVVPLPYQNLLLFTPLNPEADNPYGVSLLRSLPFLSDILMKIYNTIGVNWERCGNVRFAVVYKPQEKELSGVQAQERGQQLAKEWASAMQSTKSGSVRDFVAVGDVDIRVIGADNQILDSEVPVRQILEQIVAKTGIPPFMLGLSWSSTERMSSQQADLLTTEITAIRRTLTPMLERICRLWLRMQGMSDQVEILWDDINLQDELEEARAALYKEQARKLRIENDAAEVRQ